Proteins encoded within one genomic window of Actinoplanes octamycinicus:
- a CDS encoding ACT domain-containing protein: MLDLDLLPGEYTVCRLPAGSTLPASLTTGPDDKSVISVTWGLDEISIICPSDRVPEGAETDTAWRALRVAGLELTMTGVLASLVGPLADARVNIVTFSTYDTDYLLVPTVRLTEAVNTLTAAGHRIAG, encoded by the coding sequence ATGCTCGATCTAGACCTGTTACCAGGTGAGTACACGGTGTGCCGCCTGCCGGCCGGCTCCACCCTGCCCGCCTCGCTGACCACGGGTCCGGACGACAAGAGCGTCATCTCGGTGACGTGGGGACTCGACGAGATCTCGATCATCTGCCCGTCGGACCGCGTTCCGGAGGGCGCCGAGACCGACACGGCCTGGCGCGCGCTGCGGGTCGCCGGCCTGGAGCTGACCATGACCGGGGTGCTGGCCTCGCTGGTCGGCCCGCTCGCCGACGCCCGGGTCAACATCGTCACCTTCTCCACCTACGACACCGACTATCTGCTGGTGCCGACCGTCCGCCTCACCGAGGCGGTCAACACCCTCACCGCGGCCGGCCACCGCATCGCCGGCTGA
- the pheA gene encoding prephenate dehydratase produces MPGTPPTRFTYLGPEGTFTEAALRTIPAAEHGLRTPARSVPEALEAVRAGEADAALVPLENSVGGAIPVTLDELVTGSPLMIAREVLLPVEFVLAADALKPLAGLRTIAAHPQASAQCRRWLQANVPDAVVVDVLSNAAAALHAAAGEFDAALCAPIGVPRNKLTVLAEKVADRAEAVTRFALLTRPATPPPPTGDDVTSLAVSIRHDQVGALLAVLTELAVRGVNLSRIESRPTGEQLGTYYFILDCTGHVAEARVGEALQGLRRICADVRFLGSYARHRLVPEPPVQAPAGLSDADFADSAAWLHRLRSGDIA; encoded by the coding sequence ATGCCCGGTACGCCGCCCACCCGCTTCACCTACCTCGGTCCGGAGGGCACCTTCACCGAGGCGGCCCTGCGCACCATCCCGGCCGCGGAGCACGGGCTGCGCACGCCGGCCCGGAGCGTGCCCGAGGCGCTGGAGGCGGTGCGGGCCGGGGAGGCCGACGCCGCCCTGGTGCCGCTGGAGAACTCGGTGGGCGGGGCCATTCCGGTCACCCTGGACGAGCTGGTCACCGGCAGCCCGCTGATGATCGCCCGGGAGGTGCTGCTGCCGGTCGAGTTCGTGCTGGCCGCCGACGCACTGAAGCCGCTGGCCGGGCTGCGGACCATCGCGGCGCATCCGCAGGCGTCCGCGCAGTGCCGGCGCTGGCTGCAGGCGAACGTGCCGGACGCGGTGGTGGTCGACGTGCTCTCCAACGCGGCGGCGGCGCTGCACGCGGCCGCCGGGGAGTTCGACGCGGCGCTCTGCGCCCCGATCGGCGTCCCGCGCAACAAGCTCACCGTGCTCGCCGAGAAAGTCGCCGACCGGGCCGAGGCGGTCACCCGGTTCGCCCTGCTGACCCGGCCCGCGACGCCACCGCCGCCGACCGGGGACGACGTCACCTCGCTGGCCGTGTCGATCCGGCACGACCAGGTCGGCGCGCTGCTCGCGGTGCTCACCGAGCTGGCAGTCCGCGGCGTGAACCTGTCCCGGATCGAGTCCCGGCCGACCGGCGAGCAACTCGGGACCTACTACTTCATCCTGGACTGCACCGGCCACGTCGCCGAGGCCCGGGTCGGCGAGGCGCTCCAGGGCCTGCGCCGGATCTGCGCCGACGTCCGCTTCCTGGGCAGCTACGCCCGCCACCGGCTGGTGCCGGAGCCCCCGGTCCAGGCCCCGGCCGGCCTCTCCGACGCCGACTTCGCCGACTCCGCCGCCTGGCTCCACCGCCTCCGCTCCGGTGACATCGCCTGA
- a CDS encoding metallopeptidase family protein, with product MSRERFEELVGEALDEVPVELLSLMNNVVFLVEDAPPDGSDDLLGLYEGTALTERGWDYAGALPDRITIYRLPTLRVCDSEDDVVEEVAITVVHEIAHHFGIDDHRLHELGWG from the coding sequence ATGAGTCGGGAACGCTTCGAGGAGCTGGTCGGTGAGGCCCTCGACGAGGTGCCCGTGGAGCTGCTCTCCCTGATGAACAATGTGGTGTTCCTGGTCGAGGACGCCCCACCGGACGGCAGCGACGACCTGCTGGGTCTCTACGAGGGCACCGCTCTGACCGAGCGCGGCTGGGACTACGCCGGCGCGCTGCCCGACCGGATCACCATCTATCGCCTGCCCACGCTGCGCGTCTGCGACTCGGAGGACGACGTGGTCGAGGAGGTGGCGATCACCGTGGTCCACGAGATCGCCCACCACTTCGGCATCGACGACCACCGCCTCCACGAACTCGGCTGGGGATGA
- a CDS encoding OsmC family protein, whose product MPIRSASARWEGNLTEGSGTVKTGKGGLQGNYSFKSRFEEGEGTNPEELIAAAHSGCFSMAFSKGLADAGFTPTSVETVAKVHLDKTDAGFGVSRIDLETVGDVPGIDDATFQKIAEGAKENCPISRLLSPGAAISLSAKLA is encoded by the coding sequence ATGCCTATTCGTTCTGCTTCGGCCCGCTGGGAAGGGAACCTCACCGAGGGTTCCGGCACGGTAAAGACTGGTAAGGGTGGCCTGCAGGGGAACTACTCCTTCAAGTCACGCTTCGAGGAGGGCGAGGGGACCAACCCGGAGGAGCTCATCGCCGCGGCCCACTCCGGCTGCTTCTCGATGGCCTTCTCCAAGGGCCTCGCCGACGCGGGCTTCACGCCCACCTCGGTCGAGACCGTCGCCAAGGTGCACCTGGACAAGACCGATGCCGGCTTCGGCGTCTCCCGGATCGACCTGGAGACCGTCGGCGACGTGCCCGGCATCGACGACGCCACGTTCCAGAAGATCGCTGAGGGGGCGAAGGAGAACTGCCCGATCTCCCGCCTGCTCAGCCCGGGTGCGGCGATCAGCCTCTCGGCCAAACTGGCCTGA
- the serS gene encoding serine--tRNA ligase codes for MIDLRLLREDPELIRASQRLRGESTELVDDLLRADEERRSATQRFETVRAEQNSIGKQVARASGDERAALLARTKELAAEVKAAQAAVTEAEQALKRAHLAVPNVVEDGAPAGGEDDFVVLREVGTIPEIAKPLDHLEIGEALRAIDTERGAKVSGSRFYFLTGVGALLQLGMLQLAIQQAVEHGFTPSITPTLVRPESMEGTGFLGAHASEIYRLEADDLYLVGTSEVPLAAYHSNEIIDLSDGPARFAGWSTCYRREAGSHGKDVRGILRVHQFDKVEMFSFCRPEDALAEHQRLLAMEEEMLAKVEIPYRVIDVAAGDLGTSAARKYDCEAWVPSQGRYREVTSTSNCTTFQARRLNIRYRDENGKPQTAATLNGTLATTRWLIPILENHQQPDGSVRVPKALQPFLGGRDVLEPVK; via the coding sequence GTGATTGACCTCCGTCTGCTACGTGAAGACCCGGAACTGATCCGTGCCAGCCAGCGGTTGCGCGGGGAGTCCACCGAGCTGGTCGACGACCTGCTGCGCGCCGACGAGGAGCGCCGGTCCGCCACCCAGCGGTTCGAGACGGTCCGGGCCGAGCAGAACTCCATCGGCAAGCAGGTCGCGAGGGCTTCCGGCGACGAGCGGGCCGCGCTTCTGGCGCGCACCAAGGAGCTGGCCGCCGAGGTGAAGGCGGCCCAGGCCGCGGTGACCGAGGCGGAGCAGGCGCTCAAGCGCGCCCACCTGGCGGTGCCGAACGTGGTGGAGGACGGCGCGCCGGCCGGCGGCGAGGACGACTTCGTGGTGCTCCGCGAGGTCGGCACGATCCCGGAGATCGCCAAGCCGCTGGATCACCTGGAGATCGGCGAGGCGTTGCGCGCGATCGACACCGAGCGGGGCGCCAAGGTGTCCGGCTCGCGGTTCTACTTCCTCACCGGGGTGGGCGCGCTGCTCCAGCTCGGCATGCTGCAGCTGGCCATCCAGCAGGCGGTCGAGCACGGGTTCACCCCGTCGATCACGCCGACCCTGGTCCGGCCGGAGTCTATGGAGGGCACCGGCTTCCTCGGTGCGCACGCCAGCGAGATCTACCGGCTCGAGGCCGACGACCTCTACCTGGTCGGCACCTCGGAGGTGCCCCTCGCGGCCTACCACTCGAACGAGATCATCGACCTGAGCGACGGTCCGGCGCGGTTCGCCGGCTGGTCGACGTGTTACCGGCGGGAGGCCGGCTCGCACGGCAAGGACGTGCGCGGCATCCTGCGGGTGCACCAGTTCGACAAGGTGGAGATGTTCTCCTTCTGCCGGCCGGAGGACGCGCTGGCCGAGCACCAGCGGCTGCTGGCGATGGAGGAGGAGATGCTGGCCAAGGTCGAGATTCCGTACCGGGTGATCGACGTGGCGGCCGGCGACCTGGGCACCAGCGCGGCCCGCAAGTACGACTGCGAGGCGTGGGTGCCGTCGCAGGGGCGGTACCGCGAGGTCACCTCGACGTCGAACTGCACCACGTTCCAGGCCCGCCGGCTCAACATCCGGTACCGGGACGAGAACGGCAAGCCGCAGACCGCGGCCACGCTGAACGGCACGCTGGCCACCACCCGCTGGCTGATCCCGATCCTGGAGAACCACCAGCAGCCGGACGGCTCGGTGCGGGTGCCCAAGGCGCTGCAGCCGTTCCTCGGCGGCCGGGACGTGCTCGAACCCGTTAAGTGA
- a CDS encoding HAD family hydrolase gives MLKPGLPKLIATDLDGTLVRSDDTVSAYTHEVLDRVRAAGIRIVAATGRGPRLTSLTRNDIRVADYLVLAQGGWVLDQAESRYLRQARLPGWALADVLARLESVAGPLSVMFEALEHDDAPLWGDYDPTWRYPVTVESRTRTECLSGDVIKAFARSFQHHVDELLDFARRVVPPEVATVTQAGLDYVEICPAQVDKGTGLAVVAEAVGVDPEDVLVFGDMPNDLPMFGWAGWGRVAVANAHPELKAAADEVTLTNDQDGVAVFLDRLLSR, from the coding sequence ATGCTCAAGCCCGGGCTCCCCAAGCTGATCGCCACGGATCTCGACGGCACGCTGGTGCGCAGTGACGACACCGTGTCGGCGTATACGCATGAGGTCCTGGATCGGGTCCGGGCGGCCGGCATCCGGATCGTCGCGGCCACCGGCCGCGGCCCTCGGCTCACCTCGCTGACCCGCAACGACATCCGGGTCGCCGACTATCTGGTGCTGGCCCAGGGCGGCTGGGTGCTGGACCAGGCCGAGTCGCGTTATCTGCGCCAGGCCCGGCTGCCCGGCTGGGCGCTGGCCGACGTGCTGGCCCGGCTGGAGTCGGTGGCCGGTCCGCTCTCGGTGATGTTCGAGGCGCTGGAGCACGACGACGCCCCGCTCTGGGGGGACTACGACCCAACGTGGCGATACCCGGTGACGGTCGAGTCCCGGACCCGGACCGAGTGCCTGAGCGGCGACGTGATCAAGGCGTTCGCCCGGTCGTTCCAGCACCACGTGGACGAGCTGCTGGACTTCGCCCGCCGGGTGGTGCCGCCGGAGGTCGCCACGGTCACCCAGGCCGGCCTGGACTACGTGGAGATCTGCCCGGCGCAGGTGGACAAGGGCACCGGCCTGGCGGTGGTGGCCGAGGCGGTCGGGGTCGACCCGGAGGACGTGCTGGTCTTCGGCGACATGCCCAACGACCTGCCGATGTTCGGCTGGGCCGGGTGGGGCCGGGTGGCCGTGGCGAACGCGCATCCGGAGCTGAAGGCAGCCGCCGACGAGGTGACGCTCACCAATGATCAGGACGGCGTGGCGGTGTTTCTGGACCGGCTATTGTCGAGGTGA
- a CDS encoding HAD family hydrolase: protein MAELPRGRKPDENQRFRLVATDIDGTLINSERLLSRRTIDTLAAVPVPVVLVTGRPLRWLEQLYDQLPAPLPAVCLNGAVIYDPHTDQVLRTEPLSTELLIDVVARLRDEVPDISLAVEIDDGRAFRHEATWPRLWVDHRVEVISAPEELTSVPAVKLLVRSATADPDDFLELVSKTLGGVAEATRSSSSALVEISAAGVTKAAGLAWFCERDGIVASEVIAFGDMPNDIPMLTWAGHAVAMGNAHEAVRAVADDTTSGNDDDGVAAYLQKTFNL from the coding sequence ATGGCAGAGCTTCCGCGCGGCAGAAAACCCGACGAAAACCAGCGATTCCGTCTGGTGGCCACCGATATCGACGGCACTCTGATCAACAGCGAGCGGCTCCTGAGCCGGCGGACCATCGACACGCTCGCCGCGGTGCCGGTGCCGGTGGTGCTGGTGACCGGCCGGCCGCTGCGCTGGCTCGAGCAGCTCTACGACCAGCTCCCGGCCCCGCTGCCGGCGGTCTGCCTGAACGGCGCGGTGATCTACGACCCGCACACCGACCAGGTGCTGCGGACCGAGCCGCTCTCCACCGAGCTGCTGATCGACGTGGTGGCCCGGCTGCGCGACGAGGTCCCGGACATCTCGCTCGCGGTGGAGATCGACGACGGCCGCGCCTTCCGGCACGAGGCAACCTGGCCGCGCCTGTGGGTCGACCACCGGGTCGAGGTGATCTCCGCGCCCGAGGAGCTGACCAGTGTCCCGGCGGTGAAACTGCTGGTCCGCTCCGCGACCGCGGACCCGGACGACTTCCTGGAGCTGGTCAGCAAGACGCTCGGCGGGGTGGCCGAGGCGACCCGCTCGTCGTCGTCGGCCCTGGTGGAGATCTCCGCGGCCGGGGTGACCAAGGCGGCCGGGCTGGCCTGGTTCTGCGAGCGGGACGGGATCGTCGCGTCCGAGGTGATCGCCTTCGGCGACATGCCCAACGACATCCCGATGCTGACCTGGGCCGGCCACGCGGTGGCGATGGGCAACGCGCACGAGGCGGTCCGCGCCGTCGCCGACGACACCACGTCCGGCAACGACGACGACGGGGTCGCCGCCTACCTGCAGAAAACCTTCAACCTTTAG
- a CDS encoding bacterial proteasome activator family protein, whose product MTDDSRTTEHKEDGSVIVMGPDGRPMGTIEEDGTMSPEEPGNLIEQPAKVMRIGSMIKQLLEEVRAAPLDEASRGRLREIHQRSIKELEDGLAPELREELERLSLPFEGETPPSEAELRIAQAQLVGWLEGLFHGIQAALVAQQMAARLQLEQMRTGGPRPALPMGTGIPGKQDRPTGQYL is encoded by the coding sequence ATGACCGACGACTCCCGCACCACTGAGCACAAGGAAGACGGCTCCGTCATCGTCATGGGTCCGGATGGCCGCCCGATGGGCACCATCGAGGAGGACGGCACGATGAGCCCGGAGGAGCCGGGCAACCTCATCGAGCAGCCGGCGAAGGTCATGCGGATCGGCAGCATGATCAAGCAGCTGCTGGAGGAGGTGCGGGCCGCTCCGCTCGACGAGGCCAGCCGTGGCCGGCTGCGGGAGATCCACCAGCGCTCGATCAAGGAGCTGGAGGACGGTCTCGCTCCCGAGCTGCGCGAGGAGCTGGAGCGCCTGTCGCTGCCGTTCGAGGGCGAGACCCCGCCCAGCGAGGCCGAGCTGCGGATCGCCCAGGCCCAGCTGGTCGGCTGGCTGGAGGGGCTGTTCCACGGCATCCAGGCCGCGCTGGTCGCCCAGCAGATGGCTGCCCGCCTGCAGCTGGAGCAGATGCGCACCGGCGGCCCGCGCCCGGCGCTCCCGATGGGCACCGGCATCCCCGGCAAGCAGGACCGCCCCACCGGTCAGTACCTCTAG
- the ddaH gene encoding dimethylargininase yields MSHLERLPRKRTYLMCPPEHFTVEYAINPWMDTTVAVDAGRALTQWESLRSTLVNLGHEVHVLDPRPGLPDMVYSANGAFSVDGAVYGARFRYPQRADEAVAHRSFYETGGSWKFFAPQHVNEGEGDFAYLPAAYGGIVLAGYGFRTDPAAHAEAQEVLGRPVISLRLVDPAFYHLDTALAALDDRHVTYYPGAFSEASQRVLAQLFPDAVLADRADAEAFGLNLVSDGRHVILNTDAIGMGRKVRDAGYQPVHVDLSELKRGGGSVKCAVAELRTGGDAGQPGAQR; encoded by the coding sequence ATGAGCCACCTGGAGCGTTTGCCGCGAAAGCGGACATACTTAATGTGTCCCCCGGAGCATTTCACGGTCGAGTACGCGATCAACCCGTGGATGGACACCACCGTCGCGGTGGACGCCGGCCGGGCCCTGACGCAGTGGGAGTCGCTCCGCAGCACTCTGGTCAATCTCGGTCACGAGGTCCACGTGCTGGATCCCCGCCCGGGTCTGCCCGACATGGTCTACTCGGCGAACGGCGCGTTCTCCGTGGACGGCGCCGTCTACGGCGCCCGCTTCCGCTACCCGCAGCGCGCCGACGAGGCGGTCGCCCACCGGTCCTTCTACGAGACCGGCGGCAGCTGGAAGTTCTTCGCTCCGCAGCACGTCAACGAGGGTGAGGGCGACTTCGCGTACCTGCCCGCGGCCTACGGCGGCATCGTGCTGGCCGGCTACGGATTCCGCACCGACCCGGCCGCGCACGCCGAGGCGCAGGAGGTGCTCGGCCGCCCGGTGATCTCGCTGCGCCTGGTCGACCCGGCGTTCTACCACCTGGACACCGCGCTGGCCGCGCTCGACGACCGGCACGTCACCTACTACCCGGGTGCCTTCTCCGAGGCCTCCCAGCGGGTGCTCGCCCAGCTCTTCCCGGACGCGGTGCTGGCCGACCGGGCGGACGCCGAGGCGTTCGGGCTGAACCTGGTCAGCGACGGCCGCCATGTGATCCTCAACACCGACGCGATCGGCATGGGCCGCAAGGTGCGCGACGCGGGCTACCAGCCGGTGCACGTGGACCTCTCCGAACTCAAGCGCGGCGGAGGCAGCGTCAAGTGCGCGGTCGCCGAGCTGCGTACCGGAGGGGACGCCGGTCAGCCGGGTGCGCAAAGATAG
- a CDS encoding Lrp/AsnC family transcriptional regulator, producing MQMDAVDQRIIALLVADARASYAEIGAKVSLSAPAVKRRVDRLRAAGVIKGFTAVVDPAAVGWTTEAFVELFCTGRTTPAQITVATRRHPEVVGAYTVSGQADALVHLRAADIGHLEQALERLRAEPFVTSTRSMIVLSRLVETPTGVPF from the coding sequence TTGCAGATGGACGCCGTCGACCAGCGAATCATTGCGTTGCTCGTGGCGGACGCCCGCGCTTCGTACGCGGAGATCGGGGCCAAGGTCTCGCTCTCGGCTCCGGCCGTGAAACGCCGGGTGGACCGCCTGCGGGCGGCCGGAGTGATCAAGGGGTTCACCGCGGTGGTGGATCCGGCCGCGGTGGGCTGGACCACCGAGGCGTTCGTCGAGCTGTTCTGCACCGGGCGGACCACACCGGCGCAGATCACGGTGGCCACCCGGCGGCACCCCGAGGTGGTCGGGGCGTACACCGTCTCGGGCCAGGCGGACGCTCTCGTACACCTACGAGCGGCCGATATCGGTCATTTGGAGCAGGCGTTGGAGCGGCTGCGCGCCGAGCCGTTCGTGACCTCGACGCGCAGCATGATCGTGCTGTCCCGGCTGGTGGAGACGCCGACCGGGGTGCCCTTCTAG
- a CDS encoding T3SS (YopN, CesT) and YbjN peptide-binding chaperone 1, translating into MTAEAAAGDSSEGVLLDEPTTADLRAKVTEAWREFAGALAGVLAGLPSGAQVDLTLDPTASGTGSAVYSVSIRVLDAGVVEALAVGNAGLPPEFRMDRATVADMVALGWSPPGVLPGSGDSFGLRSEQAKATPLAAAISRTLRDVYGAPHPAFLVYLAHDAEDEPLEVGPLATARQEPGLDGIGLGDLDDEQALAEAMGASAADDLVPLEERVRTVIATMSKTTIDQLQVDADGDIGIRAGSAMVFVRVRDNPPLVDVFSPILTEVEPTEQLYVKLSELTNRMPIGRLYCAQDTVWASIPVFGRNFQPTHLMLAVQVMTGLADELDDRLHGEFGGKRFFGEGDKPASPKNEGEHRTGMYL; encoded by the coding sequence ATGACGGCAGAAGCCGCGGCGGGCGATTCGTCCGAGGGTGTGTTGCTCGACGAACCGACCACGGCCGATCTACGGGCCAAGGTCACCGAGGCCTGGCGCGAGTTCGCCGGCGCCCTGGCCGGCGTGCTGGCCGGCTTGCCCTCCGGCGCCCAGGTCGACCTGACGCTGGATCCGACCGCGTCCGGCACCGGCTCCGCGGTCTATTCGGTGAGCATCCGGGTGCTGGACGCGGGCGTGGTCGAGGCGCTCGCGGTCGGCAACGCCGGGCTGCCGCCCGAGTTCCGGATGGACCGGGCCACCGTCGCCGACATGGTGGCGCTCGGCTGGTCGCCGCCGGGCGTGCTGCCCGGCTCCGGTGACTCGTTCGGCCTGCGGTCCGAGCAGGCCAAGGCGACCCCGCTGGCCGCCGCGATCTCGCGCACCCTGCGCGACGTCTACGGCGCGCCGCACCCGGCCTTCCTGGTCTATCTGGCGCACGACGCCGAGGACGAGCCGCTCGAGGTGGGCCCGCTGGCCACCGCCCGGCAGGAGCCGGGGCTGGACGGGATCGGCCTGGGCGACCTCGACGACGAGCAGGCCCTGGCCGAGGCGATGGGCGCCTCGGCGGCCGACGACCTGGTGCCGCTCGAGGAGCGGGTGCGCACGGTGATCGCCACCATGTCGAAGACCACGATCGACCAGCTCCAGGTGGACGCGGACGGCGACATCGGGATCCGGGCCGGTTCGGCGATGGTCTTCGTCCGGGTCCGGGACAATCCGCCGCTGGTCGACGTCTTCTCGCCGATCCTGACCGAGGTCGAGCCGACCGAGCAGCTCTACGTGAAGCTGTCCGAGCTGACCAACCGGATGCCGATCGGCCGGCTCTACTGCGCGCAGGACACCGTGTGGGCGTCCATCCCGGTCTTCGGCCGCAATTTCCAGCCCACCCACCTGATGCTGGCGGTGCAGGTGATGACCGGCCTCGCCGACGAGCTGGACGACCGGCTGCACGGCGAGTTCGGCGGCAAGCGGTTCTTCGGCGAGGGTGACAAACCGGCCTCGCCGAAGAACGAGGGCGAGCACCGGACCGGCATGTACCTCTAG
- a CDS encoding DUF6457 domain-containing protein gives MNELDRWIAAAGAKLGVPPEELAVSAVLDVTRDVAHNVLRPAAPLTSYLMGLAVGRGADPAEAAEKIGALARSWAKES, from the coding sequence ATGAACGAGCTGGACAGGTGGATCGCGGCGGCCGGCGCCAAGCTGGGTGTGCCGCCGGAGGAGCTGGCGGTCTCCGCGGTGCTCGACGTGACCCGGGATGTCGCGCACAACGTGTTGCGGCCCGCGGCGCCGCTCACGTCGTACCTGATGGGTCTGGCCGTGGGTCGTGGCGCGGACCCCGCGGAGGCAGCCGAGAAGATCGGTGCTCTGGCCCGCTCCTGGGCGAAAGAGTCCTGA
- the mobA gene encoding molybdenum cofactor guanylyltransferase, producing MVLAGGAARRMGGADKPTLAVAGQSMLTRVLAAVHDADPRVVVGKVPADLPVPVHVTREEPPGGGPVAAAAAGLALVPERIAYTALLAADLPFLTGEAIDVLRLTMESAPMEGAVYRDTDGRLQILCGVWRTAALRAAIDRLAAQRGGLHGAPVRELIEQLRVAEVSWRRPGPPPWFDCDTDDDLRTAEEWAR from the coding sequence GTGGTCCTGGCCGGTGGTGCGGCGCGGCGGATGGGCGGTGCGGACAAGCCGACGCTGGCCGTCGCCGGCCAGTCGATGCTGACCCGGGTGCTCGCCGCCGTGCACGACGCCGACCCCCGGGTGGTGGTCGGCAAGGTGCCCGCCGACCTGCCGGTTCCAGTGCACGTGACCCGGGAGGAGCCGCCCGGTGGCGGGCCGGTCGCGGCCGCCGCGGCCGGGCTGGCGCTGGTGCCGGAGCGCATCGCGTACACCGCCCTGCTCGCCGCCGACCTGCCGTTCCTCACCGGGGAGGCGATCGACGTGCTGCGTCTGACCATGGAGTCGGCGCCGATGGAGGGCGCGGTCTACCGGGACACCGACGGCCGGCTGCAGATCCTCTGCGGGGTGTGGCGCACCGCGGCCCTGCGCGCGGCGATCGACCGGCTCGCCGCGCAGCGCGGTGGCCTGCACGGCGCACCGGTCCGCGAGCTGATCGAGCAGCTCCGGGTCGCCGAGGTGTCCTGGCGCCGGCCCGGGCCGCCGCCCTGGTTCGATTGCGACACCGATGACGACCTGCGGACCGCGGAGGAATGGGCTCGATGA
- the fdhD gene encoding formate dehydrogenase accessory sulfurtransferase FdhD, producing the protein MGRSTTRRPVVRIDLGASPAASRRRPDELAAEEPLEIRLRRQALAVTMRTPGHDLDLAMGFLLSEGIIGSAEDVVTAQLCAGTDTPNTYNVVDVVLGAEVPPPVTDVSRNFYTTSSCGVCGKASIDAVRTRSRFDVTGDPLRIPAGTLAELPGRLRAAQRAFDRTGGLHAAGLFTAAGEMLVLREDVGRHNAVDKVLGWALREGRLPLTGHVLMVSGRASFELTQKAWMAGVPLLAAVSAPSTLAAELAEEAGMTLVGFLRGETMNVYAGVHRVTI; encoded by the coding sequence ATGGGCAGGAGCACGACGCGACGACCGGTGGTCCGGATCGATCTCGGCGCGTCGCCGGCCGCGAGCCGCCGGCGCCCGGACGAGCTCGCCGCCGAGGAGCCGCTGGAGATCCGGCTGCGCCGGCAGGCGCTCGCGGTCACCATGCGCACCCCCGGGCACGACCTCGACCTGGCGATGGGTTTCCTGCTCAGCGAGGGCATCATCGGCAGCGCGGAGGACGTGGTGACCGCGCAGCTGTGCGCCGGGACGGACACGCCGAACACCTACAACGTGGTGGACGTGGTGCTCGGCGCCGAGGTGCCGCCGCCGGTGACCGACGTGAGCCGCAACTTCTACACCACCAGCTCGTGCGGGGTGTGCGGCAAGGCCAGCATCGACGCGGTGCGGACCCGGTCGAGGTTCGACGTGACCGGTGACCCGCTGCGGATCCCGGCCGGCACGCTGGCCGAGCTGCCCGGCCGGCTGCGGGCCGCGCAGCGCGCCTTCGACCGCACCGGCGGGTTGCACGCGGCCGGGCTCTTCACCGCCGCCGGGGAGATGCTGGTGCTGCGCGAGGACGTGGGCCGGCACAACGCGGTCGACAAGGTGCTCGGCTGGGCGCTGCGGGAGGGCCGGCTGCCGCTGACCGGGCACGTGCTGATGGTCTCCGGGCGGGCCAGTTTCGAACTCACCCAGAAAGCCTGGATGGCCGGCGTGCCGCTGCTGGCCGCGGTGTCCGCGCCGAGCACCCTCGCCGCCGAGCTGGCCGAGGAGGCCGGGATGACGCTGGTCGGCTTCCTGCGCGGGGAGACCATGAACGTTTACGCCGGGGTGCACCGCGTCACGATCTGA